Below is a genomic region from Rosa chinensis cultivar Old Blush chromosome 5, RchiOBHm-V2, whole genome shotgun sequence.
ggtctacgatatttttgaaatatctctgataaaatgaagaattttaggatatattcccaataaagtgatgaaatatctgtaaaaaataattttacactttatctgcaAAAAAATATCtgaaaaaaatgattttacacagatatttcttcactttattgggaatatacagatatttacagataaagtgtaaaatcattttttacagatatttcttcactttattggggatatatcctaaaattattcactttattagagatatatcacaaatatcgtagactaaaaatgattttatacagatattttttcactttattggggatatacagatatttatttacagataaagtgtaaaattattttttacaaatatttcctCACTTTATTGGGgttatatcctaaaattcttcactttatcggagatatatcacaaatatcgtagaccagcaagcgactttcaaccacctagagtatttttttttatttttataaacctattataacttgtggtgtataggttgaagacaaaataaataataataataaacaaagaaacagaaaaaaaaaaaaaaaaacagaaaatatatatatatatatatatataaattttttaatgttgaaatgaccattttagccctcaagggtcagacttaacgtccaatttggacggaatagtagaaattggacacggctgattgaaattggaaagtttggggggtaaaaattcaaaattgaaagtagatggggtgaaatgatgacacccccaaacctcaggggggtaaactgaaattaatccttaaatATATTCCCTCTCTCCAACAAATACTCTTCATTACCAATATATTGTGTCgatatatttttaaatttgagTGCTGATATATACGTCATGGTTACGTCATGGTCGAGATTTAAACTTTGCACATGGTCAACCAATAAAGATAAACCCTTGACGAAAAACTAGAGTCCACTGTACCGGTGAGATTGTATACTTTATTTTATACTTATATTGAAGAAATTTTACTTTATCGATCATAATAGAAAAAATGGTAAACATGATAATGACCGATattaaaaatattattcatGATAATTTACTCTATAAAATTATCTTTTTGTATGTgagattttaaattaaattcaaaGACGAAATATCATAAACTTTGAAACGCGATATTAACTCAAGATTTGCTAAACCACCAAGGTCTTCGTAGAAATGGCAACCTCATAGCGCAGATTGGTATAAAGCACGTTACAAACAAAATGTTGACTAATATTTCAGTGGCTCTCATTCACTGGATTCTGATTATATGTCCTTCAATGTGTCATTTTGCATCTAACAGATGGCTAGTTAGGCTGAGTTACAGCCCTCCTTTAATCTCGATCCACAGCCTAGTTTACATCAATATTTTCTTACACTCTCAAAACCTCTACATAAAAGCTTTGGATATTGCATGTTAAAGAGTATGTACGTATTTGAGTCTTCACTATGAGAACCCTTACAATTCAATCACTCCATGAGCTTTGGTCTTAGTCCAAGATTGTAAGAAGAGTTGTGATAAGCTTTGACAGAATGAAAAGAAACAACGGGATAAGCTAATAACGTACATCAAGCCGACTATGTAAACATTATTCAAATATACAAATGATTGTTCAAACCTTTCAGCCGTTTTAAAAATTTGAATGCTAATGGAAACAATACAAAGCTCCAAGCATAAAGAAATAAAccatcctttcaaaaaaaaaagaaataaaccaTAAGGAAAACGCAAGAATATCAAAAAAGTAGAAAGAGACTGGACCGACCATTTTGAAATTATGTAATTGGATGAGACCGTCCATGGCCAATTCCAAGCTCTTTGATCATCATTGTTCCAGATAGGATTATACAAGACCGACCACAATTTATAAAGGACATCTTTGAAGTCAGAGCACTATTGAACACATAATTTATGGATCTCTCTTTACTTAGTTTTGAAGATTAAATCAAATTATTCAATGAAATTCCATGGATACTAATTATTAATTAGGTAGAGGGTGTGTGATCTAAGACACTAAAAATTTGATGTCACGTGCGGGGTCATGTGATTTGTAATTTAGGAAGATGTGAAGGGGGAGGTGAGGATAGGGTGTGCTCATACCTACTTGAGCTCGAGGCTATCGATCAATTGATCATCGTTGATATTCTTCTTTGTTATTTGTGGGGACTAATTAGATATCTCATTGCCTTTACTTGAGACGAGCAGGTTGCAATACAAATACTTCTCAAAATCGAGGTCACAAATCATAATAATATTTCTGTCCAAACGAGCTTAATTATGGAGTTCTGATAAGGGTTGGTgtagttttgaacttttgattatGTCACCTTAATAAGTACTTTATTTATGTCACAAATCTTAATAATATTTCTGTCCAAACAAGCTTAATTATGGAGTTTTGATGAGGGTTGATGTAGTTTTGAACTTTTAATTATGGCACATTAATTAGTACTTTATTTATGTCAACACCAAATAATATCGATGCGCGTTTCTTTTATAGTTTTAagtgattgtaaaaaaaaaattaattattaatttagTGTATATTGACATTTGAGAATATTCAGtaagactttttttaaattacaaactaaattagaaatataaaattttgttaTAAAATTTTCAAGAAGAGAGAATTCGAACATGAGATGCCATTGGCAATGGAGAGTTACTCAACCTCAATACCTAAGTAGTGTGACCAGGACCCCATTATGAATACATAGTTTAGTTATGCTGCTTAAAATTGGAGAACTTAATCTTTTATGTCATAATGAGATATCAAAGAGTGAAAGAGTTAATATTTTCCTCTGAGCTCAACCATAGCCTCCAAAGATCATGAAAATGGATATGCTCTCAGATAAGTTTATTCCCACAAAGCAAAGGAACATTTCTTAGAAAACATTGGATATTATGCATATGGCTAAATCTTGCACACACATCTTGAGAGTTCACAACAAGAGATATGGGGGAGTCCCACAGGCTACACTTCACTCTCATGATCAAAACTCCACCTAGAACTAGTCAACCATGGCAACCAcgtaaaataaaaaaccaagaGGGGTAATTTGGGAATACCAAATCTGTCTCACTCACTTGGCTCGGcattttgcagaaaataaaaacaagaaaaagaaggacAGAGTATTATGTGAGTTATGAGCAGTCAGTTCCTCAGTTCATTGTCTAGAAAACAGCCTAAAAATCCAGACTTTACAATAGAAAGAGTTCAAAAGTTGTCTTTTAATGTGGGTTTTGAGCAGCAAAGActcctcctttttcttctttcaataaACACAAGTGGTGGCTGGTTTCACTCAAGCCTTCTTGAAGCAAAAGACGCACAGCTAGAGCTTTTTTTGCTTGAAAAGATTTGGTCTTTGAATCAATCAGGTACATGggttttcaatttctggctattGGGTTTGATCTAGCTGCAATTGATTCTGGGTTTATGTAGTTTTGATCTGGGATGGTGCCGATTGTGTCAAATTAGGGTTTAACTTGGATATCTTTTATGTCTCTGTATTTGTGCATTATATTTGATGGAACTGAATATAAAGTTGATGGTGGTCAGATATTCAGTTGAAGATTCAACTGGTTTATGACTATTAATTGGTCAAGAAAATTGGTGTCAATCCATGAGAGAAAGAGAACAgtaaagaatttaattttatttggaaattatatattttggttTAGTGGTTTTGTATTGAGTTAATAGTCTTATGGGAGATGGAATATTCTCTCTTATTCTTTTTAGTTGGATTTTGCTTTGAAATAGTAGTTCTTTAGCTATGGTCGCACATTTGGGATTGAAGATTATAAAATAGAGATATTAGGGTACCCATTTGTTATGATTTGTTGAACCTGTTCCTAAACTGATTAGCTTTCAGGCCTAAATGTGTTTATGCTGGACACTTTAGGGTTCAATCTTGTTAAGAGGTTAATTAGGGCTGATTAACATGTAGGACTTCTTACTGtgtaatttgtttatttatatgAGATGCGAATAAAATCTTGTAGATTGTAAGGGAGGCTGAGGAACAGGCTCTCTGTAAGGAGTGATTACTTTAAAAATGTAAATGAACCTGAATATTCCTTTCGTACTCTTTCGTAGGGATCCTGTAAAACTTGTCTTAAAATTTAGCAGTAGAAGATCAGGTACTGTTTAGCAATAGTATAAATAATAGATTTTGATTTGGATATTTGCAAATAATATActtaaaaagaaggaaaaaacatGATTTCAATTCTATGTTCCGTAATAGTGGTCAAGAAAGTATGCCCGTAAGGCTTATGGTCAAACTAAAAAGAGTAATGAGCATGCTGGAAATTATGGGAAcaatggagtacatcattgttaaTTACTAGGATGATCAGATGCAAGCATAACACCTCTCGACACTGTAAGCATATAGTGATGAAAGATGTATAGCATTGTATGACAATGACTATATTGCGAAAACAAGTGGTAGCACATTAGAAGAGTTGTGTGTGtttatttctgttttctctGTACTTCCTTCATAAATTAATATGTGGACAAGATCAGAGCCTCTcatcttttcattcttttctggaTTGGTGACTGGGACCTTATTGAAGCTTATTTCCTGTTTCAGTTTCTCTCTCCAAGAAAACCATTGTTTCAGCATCTCATAGGAGTTTGCAGGGCTTCTGTATGTTCAATCGTTTTTGTTAGTATTTAGTGTTGGGTAAGCACAATCAAGCTGAGATACAGATTTAAGCAATAGTATGACTGAACATTAAGAACGCATAGACAGGTCCAATAAAATTCCATGGAACCTGGAAGGGAGGAATTCCATCCTGCATCCCAGCAATATATGCCGAACTCTCTGAGCAGCATGCATTCTGATATGAGGTCCCATAACCTTAATACTTCAGATATTAAACCTGTACATAATTACTCAATAACAGGTGAGGAGTTTTCTCTTGAATTTATGCTTGATCGAGTGAACCCCAGGAAGCCTTTGCATCCAAATGCTGTGGCTGATCCAAGTTATGTTGAACTGAAAGGAATGTTAGGAATCAGTCACGGAGGTTTTGAAAGTGGTTCAGATGCTTCAATGGTTGCTATATCTGAAAGAGGTCCAAACCAGTTTGAGAGAAACAGCTCATATTTACATGATGACAGAAATAACTATGGATCCGTTCAATCGGTACCACGAGCTAATAGTCGTGTTCATGGATATGCCTCATCTGGAGCCTCTGATAGCTCATCAATGAGAATGAAGGTTCTTTGTAGCTTTGGTGGTAAAATTTTACCCCGACCAAGTGATGGGAAACTCAGGTATGTTGGAGGTGATACACGCATTATCCGTATTAGAAAGGACATTACCTGGCAGGAGCTTATACATAAAGCCTTATCAATTTATAACCAATTGCATATAATTAAATATCAGCTTCCAGGAGAGGAGCTTGATGCCTTGGTTTCTGTATCTTGTGATGAGGATCTGCAGAATATGATGGAGGAATGGAACGAACTAGAAGATAAAGAGGGGCCGCAGAAGCTTAGAatgttttttttctccttcagTGATTTGGAGGATCAGTTTGGTCTGCACACTGTGGATGGTGACTCTGAGGTTCAGTATGTAGTTGCTGTCAATGGCATGGACCTGGGATCAAGAAAAAACTCGAGCCTACATGGTTTGACAAGCTCGGCAGCTAATCATTTAGATGAGACAAATAGACACAATATTCAGAAGGGAACAAGTAGTGTTGCGAAAGACTCAATAGGGATAGGTGCTCCAGTTTTGACTGGCAAAATCATTTCAGCGACAACTGTTCAATCTTCTGAACCTATGCTGCCAAGCTCTTCAAGTGCATATGAAGCTTATCCTCATTTTCAACATGGGCAGGTTATGCATTATGGACAAAATGTGCAGTACCCATTGCACAATGGCCATGCCTTTCCAAGTCAATCCCATTTTGGAGACGCTCCTATTTCAGTGCCTCATCATGGTATTATGAATCAAGGAGGAGGTTCAATTGAAGGGCCGACCAGTGGCTTGAGAGAGCATAGTTTTGAGATGCCAGTGAAGGAGGTACAACCATTACGTGATGGTTCAGTCCAGCAAGAGAGTGACCCTGAAAAACTTCGCCCCTCAAGGAAAGAGCAATCTGTCCCCAAACCACTGTATGATGGTAATTTGATGAACTACCCTCCTGTTGAAGAAGCATCAAAAGATGAAAGAAAGTACCAGGAACCTGAAAATGTTGCTTCATCAATTGATTCCGGGAAGTCTATGCTGGTTCCCAATCATAGTGAAGTTGATCATCAGTCCACATCTAACAATGCATTTGCTCCTACTTATGCTGACCCAATGTCCAATGGAATTGATTTGGGGTACCTTGAGCCACCTGTGCAGCCTCAGAGAATCTACTACTCGGAAAGAATTCCCAGGGAGCAGGCAGAGTTGCTGAATCGATCGTCAAAGTCTGATGATTCGCATGGTGCTCAGTTTCTCGTATCTCATTCACGCTCTGATATCATTCACCAGGATCCAATTACAGGAGTTAAGAAATTGCATGATCATGCAAACCTTCCTCCCAGGTCTGAACAACAATCCTCCTCAACTGTAAATGTGGATGCTCAAACTGTTGATGACGGACTTGCTCAACTGCAGAAGTACAAAGAGTTTGCTGATTCAATTTGTGAGATGAATGCTAAGCTTTTGCAAGATGCAGATGGTGAATTAAAGCCAGCATTGCCAAACTCTGTGGATACTAAAGAGATCGCAAACAGGGATAAGATCCTTAAATCTGACCAAGAAACAAGCTGCCTCAAAGGTAGCCATAAGAAACTTGTGGTTGATGACATTGCAGAAGCTATATCAGAGTATCCGGCTGTAAGTCAGATACCTTCTGTGAAGCACCATGAGGTTTCTGCATCTAATCATTCAGAGCTTAATCAGGCCGAGGCCACTGGCAAGGATCCAAATACTGCTGACAATATGGGCCGTGCACAAGTTGGTATATCTACTCCAGTGCAGGGAGACATAATTATTGATATCGAAGAACGATTTCCTCGTGATTTCCTGTCTGATATCTTCTCCAAGGCAATACTTTCTGAAGGCTCCCCTGATGTTGGTTTACTGCAGAAGGATGGAGCTGGTTTGAGCTTAAATATGCAAAATCATGATCCTAAGCGCTGGTCTTATTTCCAAAAGTTGGCTCAAGAAGGGGCTGATCAACAAGATGTTTCTCTTATGGACCAGGATCTTGGTTTTCCTTCTGCAATTAGaaatgttgaagaagaagatagtaaATCTTATCATCGTACACCTTTACCAACAGATGGAGTTCCAATGGCCCATATGAATTCTCAGCCTAATTTTGGAGAAGATATTAGCAAAGAAACTGGACTGACTAAAGCTAATTATGATCATCCGCAACTGAAGGAAACTGAAAGTATGCAGTTTGACGCCATGATGGAAAACTTACGAGTGCCAGAATCAGATTATGAGGTAGTCATTTGATCAGGTCTCACTTTTCCTTACAAATTGTTTGTATGCTAACATTTGTTCCATAACTTTAATGTAGGAAGGAAAGTTTGCAAGTAGAACCGCTGGTTTACCTCCTTTAAATCCTTCACTGGGAGATTTTGATATCAGTACCTTGCAGGTATGATGCTTCTCTTTTTTTGTACAACTTGGTTAAATAAAATATTACCTATTATTGATTTATAGAAGAAGGATATACATATCCCGTTTatgtgcgcgcgcgcgcgtgTGGTGGCTCGTTTGTGTTGGCATACCTCATCCATGGAAATTGGAATATatgacatatatatgtatatgtcaaTGAAACCCATATATGCAAGCAGAATTTATAGCTGAATTCATAAAAGGATGGACTATGGTTGGGGAAAAAGAAAGCTTACATGTAATTCTgtccacaccccaaaacaaaaaggaagTTACAAAATTGTGTGTAAGTCCATGTATGCATGGTTGCATGCGCATGTGATTCATCCCTATTGTGCAATATGAATTGTTTATGGAGCTggctttgtttgtttttgtttttaaagcaTTGGTTCTCCAGCTACTTGGTCATTCGTTCTGTTTTATATATCTAGAAAGACTTACTAGTTGCTTGTATTACTGTGTCATTGGTTGACCTACTTTTATGGACATTACAGACTTTCCACTTGACATCTGTttgattaattttgttttttcatgCACATAATAGTTGATAAAGAATGAAGATCTAGAACAGATGAAAGAACTGGGTTCTGGCACCTTTGGGACTGTGTATCATGGAAAATGGAGGGGGAGTGATgttgccattaaaagactaaaTAAGAGCTGCTTCACTGGGAGATCATCAGAGCAAGAGAGACTGGTACCCGTTCCTTCCCATCTCTGAATTGTGTGAGGAAACTCACATTTATTTGAAGCAACTGAGGGAAATATTCTCACTGTTGTGTTGCTTCTGTGACATGTTCTAATATTCCTTTTCAAGGCCATAATggtttttattactccattGTCAGTCTATAGAGTTCTGGCGGGAAGCTGACATTCTTTCAAAGCTACACCATCCAAATGTGGTGGCATTTTATGGTGTAGTGCAAGATGGGCCAGGGGGGACACTAGCTACCGTAACTGAATACATGGTTGATGGTTCTCTTAGGCATGTCTTACTTCGAAAAGATAGGTAAGAATCCATTGATACTGTTCACTACACATCTACTTTATTCATACTATCAGATCATTACACCTATACTATACAATCAGAAAAGTATACTAAGTTCTTGAAACTCTACTCATCATAAAAGAATCTTCGATCTTCGATATTCATTTAGAGTTAATCTTTATCCAACTGTTCAGGGTTTCTGAATGGAAGCAGTTATTTCTTTCATTTACGCCGCTTTCTTTAACTTAAGCAGGTATCTTGATCGTCGCAAGCGATTAATAATTGCCATGGATGCAGCATTTGGAATGGAATATTTGCACTCAAAGAATATTGTTCATTTTGACCTGAAGTGTGACAACTTATTGGTGAACCTAAAAGATCCTCAACGGCCAATTTGCAAGGTGATCATCTTGAAATTACTACTCTTAGACATGATTATGCTCTCAGAGGTTTGCTGATTTGCAACGATATGTATCTCATATCAGGTCGGTGATTTTGGCCTTTCAAAGATTAAGCGAAATACCCTGGTTTCTGGTGGTGTACGTGGAACATTACCATGGATGGCTCCAGAGTTGCTGAACGGAAGCAGCACTAAGGTCTCCGAAAAGGTAAGCTTTCTTttacaattttaattacaatcgAATCAAAATTGGATAATTAATAAGCAAATGAGGGTGTACCAATTAATCCCATTTAGATTTAACGGAGTCTGCAAATAACATGATTGTAGATTTGTAGTGCCAGTTTGACTGTACAATCAGAAGATGCATTGcaatacttggtgagtttgtatGAAGGGTTATGCTACAACTCACCAAGTATTTGCCCTAGAGGCTCCTCTAATTAGTTGTTTGTAGTTCTTttctaatccaaaaaaaaaaaatgaagggtTCTGCTTCTGGCCAGGTTGATTATGTTTTGAGGGGAACTTTTCTGATGTAGATTtaccttgattttctctttgtTGCTTTTCACTGTGAGTGCACGCCTTCTGTATCATAATGCAGTTGTTGTtgtctttgtcttttttttttccctcctatCTTTTTAGTTCTCGATCTCTTGGTCTGTTTCTTGTAGTATACTGAGAAGCTTAGGAACAGACTTTTGTTTGATATGATTTAGGGACTTCAATATATCTTGCTTGACTTTTGATCCTTGTTCTATAGGTGGATATTTTCTCCTTTGGTATTGTCTTATGGGAGATTCTCACCGGAGAGGAGCCGTATGCCAACATGCACTATGGAGCAATTATAGGTGATTACTTTCTCTATAGTTGGTTTAGCTTGGGCTTGCATGCCAATGGTGTTGCACCTTCTAAAACTAGTATTTGGCTCATGATTATCTTGCCCCCATCTGCCATTTGTTATTGTTATTCAGTATTACTCTGTtacagtgtgtgtgtgtgtataatccCTGATCCGCTGTTACACATTTAGTTATCTTGAACGTTTTCAATGCATGCAGGCGGTATTGTGAACAACACATTGAGACCCACCATTCCAAGTTACTGTGATCCAGAATGGAGAACGCTTATGGAGCAGTGTTGGGCTCCTAATCCT
It encodes:
- the LOC112202100 gene encoding uncharacterized protein LOC112202100; the protein is MEPGREEFHPASQQYMPNSLSSMHSDMRSHNLNTSDIKPVHNYSITGEEFSLEFMLDRVNPRKPLHPNAVADPSYVELKGMLGISHGGFESGSDASMVAISERGPNQFERNSSYLHDDRNNYGSVQSVPRANSRVHGYASSGASDSSSMRMKVLCSFGGKILPRPSDGKLRYVGGDTRIIRIRKDITWQELIHKALSIYNQLHIIKYQLPGEELDALVSVSCDEDLQNMMEEWNELEDKEGPQKLRMFFFSFSDLEDQFGLHTVDGDSEVQYVVAVNGMDLGSRKNSSLHGLTSSAANHLDETNRHNIQKGTSSVAKDSIGIGAPVLTGKIISATTVQSSEPMLPSSSSAYEAYPHFQHGQVMHYGQNVQYPLHNGHAFPSQSHFGDAPISVPHHGIMNQGGGSIEGPTSGLREHSFEMPVKEVQPLRDGSVQQESDPEKLRPSRKEQSVPKPLYDGNLMNYPPVEEASKDERKYQEPENVASSIDSGKSMLVPNHSEVDHQSTSNNAFAPTYADPMSNGIDLGYLEPPVQPQRIYYSERIPREQAELLNRSSKSDDSHGAQFLVSHSRSDIIHQDPITGVKKLHDHANLPPRSEQQSSSTVNVDAQTVDDGLAQLQKYKEFADSICEMNAKLLQDADGELKPALPNSVDTKEIANRDKILKSDQETSCLKGSHKKLVVDDIAEAISEYPAVSQIPSVKHHEVSASNHSELNQAEATGKDPNTADNMGRAQVGISTPVQGDIIIDIEERFPRDFLSDIFSKAILSEGSPDVGLLQKDGAGLSLNMQNHDPKRWSYFQKLAQEGADQQDVSLMDQDLGFPSAIRNVEEEDSKSYHRTPLPTDGVPMAHMNSQPNFGEDISKETGLTKANYDHPQLKETESMQFDAMMENLRVPESDYEEGKFASRTAGLPPLNPSLGDFDISTLQLIKNEDLEQMKELGSGTFGTVYHGKWRGSDVAIKRLNKSCFTGRSSEQERLSIEFWREADILSKLHHPNVVAFYGVVQDGPGGTLATVTEYMVDGSLRHVLLRKDRYLDRRKRLIIAMDAAFGMEYLHSKNIVHFDLKCDNLLVNLKDPQRPICKVGDFGLSKIKRNTLVSGGVRGTLPWMAPELLNGSSTKVSEKVDIFSFGIVLWEILTGEEPYANMHYGAIIGGIVNNTLRPTIPSYCDPEWRTLMEQCWAPNPAARPSFTEIASCLRVMTTAASQTKAQGHKASK